The sequence TCTACACCATGTTTTGAAGCAGAATAAGGACTTTGTAGCGGAATTGCCCGTCTTGCTTCTACTGAGGAAATGCTGATGAATGCACCACGTCCTTCGCGTTTAAGGTATGGTAGTGCAGCCATCGCACCGTATGCTTGTCCTGTCAGGTTAACATCAATGACGCGCTTAAATTCTTCTGGCGTGATTTTCTCAAATGGAGATAGTACGGCTGTAGCAGCAGCATGAACCCAGGTGTCTATTCTACCGTAAGCTTGTACAGTTTTGTCTGCGATCGCTTTTACCTGCTCAAAATCACTCACATCCGCCAGTACATAAATCGCCTCACCACCCAGGCGTTGAATCTCTTCCACAAGCGTTCTCAATCCTGATTCACTTCTTGCTGCTACAACGACTTTTGCTCCACGCTTGGCAAATTGCAATGCTGTTTCTCTACCAATTCCACTAGAAGCACCGATAATTGCTACGACTTGTTGATTGATGGGTTTAAGTTGAGTCACTTTTACTCCTAAATTTTTCCGCACCCTGATTACTTCCCTAGGCAAAGAAGTTTGTGAACTTTTATTAATTAACTTAGAAAAATTTTAAGGAGTTAGACATCAACCGTAAGGTTGACAAGAGAGATTTAGTTTGACGATTTGAGGTCTGAGTGAAAAGATTTTTTTTACCTCGACACTCGTAACTTTCTGTCATTCCGTCATTCTTCCTCATTTAGTTTCGCGCGATACTTTGATTTGAGAAGTTGTCCCCAAAGGCGATCGTAAGGATGCACTTGCGTTGTCTGATTGTTGCCTTGAAACACAGGACGTCCTTCATTGACCCATTGAAAGATACTACCTTTAAGGTTATATACGTGCTTGTAACCAGCCTCAGTTAATTTTGCTGCAATTTTCGCGCTCCGGTAGCCTACTGAGCAATAGACAACAATTGGTGTTTCCTGCGAGGGTAAAGCTGATAACTCAGGTTGCTTCGGATTGATATGCTGTGCTTGTTGCAGATGACTCACTTGATATTCTGCTGCATTGCGAGCGTCAAGTAGTATCGGCTGTGGGTTTTGAGAGTTCTGCCATTGTGCTAATTCTTGTGTAGTTAACCATTCAACTGTGGGAAACTTACGCCTAATGAGGGGTTTCAAAATCCAAAAAGCAAGCGATCGCCAACTAAGTACCCCTACAATACTTATACTTAGTACGAGCGCACCCCAAATTATGTTGCTGTCAATTTCATTCTTCATGACGTTATCGGCGGCTCGTCACCTTGATTATTACGAAAAGTTTAATATTATGCGAGTCAATGGTTCATTGACTAAAAATTAGTGTTAGGATTTGGCAACTTAGATCGTCTAGGTAACTGAATGTTTTTCAACACTCTTGCAGAGCTTTCACGTAATCACTGTATTGCCTTGTGTGCAGTATTAGTTCCTGCTAACTTAATCGCTACCTCGCTGACAATCCTGCTGACAGCGTTGCGGCGTCCCTTAGCTCAGATATATCAATCAGCAGGAATTGCTAGTATCTTTGCAGTGTTGATGTTGTTGCACATCTGGACTTGGTTTGCGATCGGAGTTGTGATGGCTCCAACATACATCTTGCTATGGTTAGCAAGCACCTGTTTTTTAACTAATTTAGGGTCAATTATTGTTGCTAGACGCTTTGCAGTAAAACGTCCTGTAGTAGCACAATAATATTTGATAGTTCTCTGCTAGCAATGACTTAAGATAAGTGGGCTAATCAACCAAATCAATATTGTTGTGATGTAGACATTTTGCTTGTCTACACTCAACATCTTATGTTGAATTAAGTTGACAATAGCTAAGCTATAGTTCATTACTGCATATTATCAGATTTGGACGATGAATCCTTTTGGTATAATTTAGTAATTTTTAGTTTAAATACTTAGGCTTTTAGGCATAGAACTAGCGATAGATGAATAAAGAAAAGCTTAAAGATTAATTTCAGTATATAAGTTTACTGAAATTTCTATGCTTACTTCTCCGCAGCCATTAAAAGACGTTTTCTTTTGCCCAGAAGAGTCAGATTTTTATGCATTTTGCATAGAATCATTAGTATTAAATAATTGTCCGGCTTCAAAAGCGATCGTTGAATTTGGCTCCGGTGATGGTAGTCCAGTGATAAAATCATTAGTAAGGACAAGATTTCCTGGAGTGGTACACGGCTTTGAAATCAATCATTTGGCGTACGAAGCTGCTCAATCTAAAATAGAAGCCTTCGGATTAGCAAGCAATTATATAATACACAACACGTCATTTTTTGACGCGGCACATCAAGCTGAGTATTTAATCTCAAATCCGCCTTACTTGCCTGCTAAGGACAATAAAATATATCAGCCATTTCTGCATGGAGGAACAGACGGGATTACTATTACAAAAAAGCTTTTATCTTTAGCTTATGAGAATGTATTATTAATGATCTCTAGTTACTCTAACCCAGAGAGTCTAATAGATTATGCAATAACAACAGGATATGGTATTGCAGATTTTATAGTTTCACCATTAAAATTTGGCTACTATAGCTCTGACCCTAAAGTACAACAAAGAATCACAGAATTAAGAAAAAACAATCAGGCTTTCTACTCAGAAAATATCTATATGCTAGCAGGTGTTCTATTTACAAAAAAATATAAGCTAAAGTTAGATTTATCTGAAGAATTACTTCAAATAATGACTGCTCTATAGATATTTCTACATTTTTTTAAAATTACGTTCCCTATCAAGAAACAACAGGGAACGTAATTTTGCTTATTTGACTGCAGCTAAATCAGCTTCTTTTGCTGATCGCACTATTGCTTCTCCGGCGCGATCGCCCATCAGTTTTTCTTGGTCGTATCCCAGCAAGATTTCCCAAGCTTGTTCGGGGTACTTCTGTGCTAAAGGCAAAGCAACATCATCTAGCATCCACTGTCCATGACGTTCATCTTCTCGAATGTGTAATTCCCAGTAACCCATTGCAGCTTGTGAAAGTTCCAAACGTTGGGCTGCTGCAAGATAATTGCGATAAGCCGCAGGACCTGCTACTTCAAAATAAGTTAACCCGCCGTTATAGCGCAAGAAATAACGCTTGCATTCTGTCACTAGAAAGTTGTGATTGGCGCAAGCTAACACTTCCCAAGGAACCAGATCGAAGTATGCTTCGGGTTCAGTATTCATGCCAAACTCAGATAGCATTTGAGCAAAATACGTTGAGTGCTTGCGTGATAGGCGACCATTACCATATTCTTCGAGTAACACTTTAGTTAGTGTTGCTTGCACTTCATTCGCTGCACCACCCAAAATTCGCGAAAGGCGGCTACCTTCAACTAAACCATCAAAAGAACCAATCGCGAGTATCCGGCGATATCCGGCTTCAGTAGTTTGTTCGCGGATGTAACGACTATCCTCAGATAACGGCGGATCGAGATCTCTCACACCGCGTTCTGCTAACCCTTGCTTAACATCTTCTTGTTGAATTGTAGCAACATCAAGTTGTGCTAGTTCCCACGCTTGCCAAGGTGTTTCAATGCGATCGCGTACGCTCCGCAAATAAGCCGAACGTTCGTTAGTATAGTGGCGCAAATCGTCGTACCAAAACAACTTTAGGCGATTAATACGATACAGTACGCGCTGTAAAAAACGATGAGCTGCGTCATCACCAGATCCGGTGTAATAGGCATCTTGAATAGCGCGATCAACTGATGCTTCAAATTGACTGGCAAGTTCCGGTTCGGAAGCTAATTTTTCGTCTAAATCTATCATATCGAGCAGTTCTACAAATTGCTGCTCGGCGTCATTGTATACAGTTTGGTTGGTTTGTGTAATCATCGCCTCAGCGGTAATACTTCGGATAACATTGAACAAGTTATTACAATTGTCCGTAATGCTCGCATCGCAATACTCCACTCTAGAGGTAGATCATTGAAGACACAAGAAAAATGCTAGATTCGCTTTGGAGCAATTGTTAAGATGACACCAGTTGGTGCAAATTAAATGAAAGTAGCAATTACAGGAGCAACAGGATTTGTCGGTAGTCGCTTGGTAGAACGCCTCCACGCACAAGGCGACCAAGTACTAGTTTTTACACGCAATCCTACCAGCGCCCAACGAGTTTTTCCTAAAGAAGCTTACCCTAACGTAGAAATTGTGGCATATGGTTCTACGGAATCAGGCTCTTGGCAAAATGAAATTGCCGGTTGTGATGCGGTTGTCAATCTTGCTGGAGAATCGATCGCCGAAGGACGTTGGACAACTCAACGCAAGCAGGAAATATTTCAAAGCCGCCAACTTGGTACGCAAAAAATTGTTGAGGCGATCGCTAAAGCAAATCCTAAACCTAAAGTTTTAGTCAATGCTTCTGCCATTGGTTACTATGGCACAAGTGAAACGGATACTTTTGATGAGTCAAGTTCATCAGGTCATGATTTTTTAGCGGAAGTTTGTCGCGCTTGGGAAGCTGAAGCACAGAAAGTCTTAGATTATGGTGTGCGCTTAGTTATCTTAAGATTTGGCATTGTTTTAGGAATGGGTGGTGCGATCGCACGAATGGTTACTCCTTTTAAACTTTTTGCCGGTGGACCGATTGGGAGTGGTCGTCAGTGGTTTTCTTGGATTCACCGCGACGATTTAGTAAATTTAATTATTGCAGCACTCAACCGCGAAGATATTCAAGGTGTGCTCAACGCTACTGCACCCAATCCAGTACGAATGGCAGAATTTTGTCAAACGATGGGTGAAGTTATGAATCGCCCTTCTTGGCTACCAGTTCCTGGCTTTGCGATAGAAGCGCTTTTAGGAGATGGCGCAATTGTTGTTTTAGAAGGACAAAAAGTTTTGCCGCAACGAGCACAAGCGTATAATTTTGAGTTTCAGTACCCGAATGTGAAACAAGCGTTAGCAGATATTTTGTCATAAAAGTTAAGCTGATGCCTTAATAACTTTTAGGTTCAACCACTTGGGTTCAAGTGACGATGTAATTGAAGTTAGTTGGTAAGACAATTGTCGCTAAACTAATGCTGAATTTGCTTAGCTCATGAATTTGTATGAATAAGATTGCTTGCACTCTGAATAAAGCAATTGTGTGAAGTCTGTCAAAGTTTGCAGCTAGAGCAGTAACTTTACTTGTTCGTTTTTTCGAGCAGAGTGAGTTGTCAGCGTTAATGGCGATCGCACTTAACTATTGCCTGCTGAATGATTGCTCGAATGCGGAGTGTGGTGGTTGATTAAGTTGTCCCCGATCAGATCGCGTTGTGCGAAATTAGTCGTTATCACAGTCAAACAGACATATGAAGTTTTTTGTCCGTTTTATTTCGATTGGTCGCTGCTCAACATTACTGTTGTTGTGAGTTTAACCGCTTAAATATCCAACTGATTAACCCACTCACGATTGACCCAGCCATCAAGATACCAATTGCAGGCGTAAACACTGGTTGCCATAACTTGTACCACAGATCTAACCCCAGGGGAATATGGAGTGTATGACCAATTACTGCGATCGCCAGCCAAAAAAAACTCAATAAAACAAGGAAAAAGTCGGCAACTAAAGCGGTATTTAACCAATTTAATAACTTTTCTTTCATTTAAATTAAACTGGATTGCAATAATCAAATAAACTAAAAAAATAAAGACAGCTTTAAAATTTGTGTTAGTCAATGGTCATTATAAATATTTTTCATTAACCATTAACGATCGAGCGCACTATTCCTAAGCTTCAAACAACCAGCTTTGGACTCTTTGCAGGCTTTTCCATTCAGGTTTGCGAGTTAAACCATCCTCAATACTTTGTTTAATTTCATCGCGCATTTCTGAGTCAATCATAATCAATTGCATCGCATGATCGATGTGTTCTCGGACTCCTTTTTGACCTGTTTCTAACATAGCAACTGCAAGATTCACGCGGGCTTGGGGATCGTGAGGATGCAGCTTTACTGCTTTTTGTGCTGCTTTGTACGCCGAGTTTGGTTTGTCATTCAGCAAATAAATCCACGCCAAACAAGTCCAAGCTGCACTACTTTTAGGGGAGCGATCGCAAAGTTCTTGAAAAACTGGAACCAAAGTTGCAGGGTCTTCACCAGCTTTGTAGCGTTCTATAGCAGTTTCAAATAGAGAGCCGACCGTTTCTGTCATTACTAAGTAAGTGGGTAAAA is a genomic window of Gloeocapsopsis sp. IPPAS B-1203 containing:
- a CDS encoding SDR family oxidoreductase, translating into MTQLKPINQQVVAIIGASSGIGRETALQFAKRGAKVVVAARSESGLRTLVEEIQRLGGEAIYVLADVSDFEQVKAIADKTVQAYGRIDTWVHAAATAVLSPFEKITPEEFKRVIDVNLTGQAYGAMAALPYLKREGRGAFISISSVEARRAIPLQSPYSASKHGVEGLLESLRVELMHEGIPISVTNIMPAVINTPFYNKARTKLGVKPTGVPPYYQQAWLQRQFCILLSIQHAILLLEILVRFSI
- a CDS encoding methyltransferase, which codes for MLTSPQPLKDVFFCPEESDFYAFCIESLVLNNCPASKAIVEFGSGDGSPVIKSLVRTRFPGVVHGFEINHLAYEAAQSKIEAFGLASNYIIHNTSFFDAAHQAEYLISNPPYLPAKDNKIYQPFLHGGTDGITITKKLLSLAYENVLLMISSYSNPESLIDYAITTGYGIADFIVSPLKFGYYSSDPKVQQRITELRKNNQAFYSENIYMLAGVLFTKKYKLKLDLSEELLQIMTAL
- a CDS encoding tetratricopeptide repeat protein produces the protein MTETVGSLFETAIERYKAGEDPATLVPVFQELCDRSPKSSAAWTCLAWIYLLNDKPNSAYKAAQKAVKLHPHDPQARVNLAVAMLETGQKGVREHIDHAMQLIMIDSEMRDEIKQSIEDGLTRKPEWKSLQRVQSWLFEA
- a CDS encoding rhodanese-like domain-containing protein, whose translation is MKNEIDSNIIWGALVLSISIVGVLSWRSLAFWILKPLIRRKFPTVEWLTTQELAQWQNSQNPQPILLDARNAAEYQVSHLQQAQHINPKQPELSALPSQETPIVVYCSVGYRSAKIAAKLTEAGYKHVYNLKGSIFQWVNEGRPVFQGNNQTTQVHPYDRLWGQLLKSKYRAKLNEEE
- a CDS encoding iron-containing redox enzyme family protein gives rise to the protein MITQTNQTVYNDAEQQFVELLDMIDLDEKLASEPELASQFEASVDRAIQDAYYTGSGDDAAHRFLQRVLYRINRLKLFWYDDLRHYTNERSAYLRSVRDRIETPWQAWELAQLDVATIQQEDVKQGLAERGVRDLDPPLSEDSRYIREQTTEAGYRRILAIGSFDGLVEGSRLSRILGGAANEVQATLTKVLLEEYGNGRLSRKHSTYFAQMLSEFGMNTEPEAYFDLVPWEVLACANHNFLVTECKRYFLRYNGGLTYFEVAGPAAYRNYLAAAQRLELSQAAMGYWELHIREDERHGQWMLDDVALPLAQKYPEQAWEILLGYDQEKLMGDRAGEAIVRSAKEADLAAVK
- a CDS encoding TIGR01777 family oxidoreductase, which gives rise to MKVAITGATGFVGSRLVERLHAQGDQVLVFTRNPTSAQRVFPKEAYPNVEIVAYGSTESGSWQNEIAGCDAVVNLAGESIAEGRWTTQRKQEIFQSRQLGTQKIVEAIAKANPKPKVLVNASAIGYYGTSETDTFDESSSSGHDFLAEVCRAWEAEAQKVLDYGVRLVILRFGIVLGMGGAIARMVTPFKLFAGGPIGSGRQWFSWIHRDDLVNLIIAALNREDIQGVLNATAPNPVRMAEFCQTMGEVMNRPSWLPVPGFAIEALLGDGAIVVLEGQKVLPQRAQAYNFEFQYPNVKQALADILS